A region of the Alphaproteobacteria bacterium genome:
TTTTACCTCTTCCATGAACAATTCAACCTGTTTCTAATCTGGAAATGACAAATGGTAGCCCCCCATAAAAAAACACCACCGGTTCAAGGTGGTGCTCTTTTTAGTAATATTCTTCGTCTCAAAGAATCGTAATGTTCTTAAACCGTCACGCCAAGGGCTTCGAGCTCTGCCATAGCTTTTTCACGATTAGCCCTGAAGTCAGCTAGTCCCTTGTCAACCCTTTCCTGCAACTTTCTAAGCTCAATAATAGGCGCATGTTCCCAGTTTTTGAGAATCTCTATGGCTGCACGACGCTCATTTACACCTGGATTTTCTTTGGCCTCCATAATCTCTGTAGCTCCCTCGATAAGCTTCTGCTGTCCCAGTTTTTCTTCTACAATTTCCGCCAATCTCTTCGCCCGCCCTTCCTGAAGCTCCTGAGCCAGCTGAAGGAACCCATGGGCCGCATCAGTCCAAGGCTGTGTATGTTTTGGTTTGTTAGCTTTCTCAACAAGATTCTTTTCCACCAGAGCATCAAAGAGTTGTTGAAGAGCACTTTTCCCCTTGGCGGTGCGCTTCTTTACGGCATCAACTGTTTCTTTTTCAGCGTTTTTTCCGCCATTGAGAATGATGTCCTCTACTTTCCGCAATCTTTTATTCTCGTCTTTAAGAAGGTTCAGCTCCGCTACGAGCTCTTTCTTAATTTTTCTCGAAGATTTTTTCTTCTTTTTCTTTTTAGTAGCACTCTCGTCTGCAATTGTTCCAGTTAGATCTTGCTCATCGTCAAAGGAGGTTGCTCCAGAGATACTAGTTCCATCCGTAACATAGCTAAAACCTGTCACCGCACTCATTCCACTAATAGAGACTGCATCATCATCTTCTTCACGCTTATCAGAATCACCAGACAGCAACTCAACTAAAGCACCAAAGACTTGTCCACCTTCACGCGGCTCTTCATCAACAACATCCTCATCAGCTTCTCGTGCGTTGGCCTCTTTGATCTTATTCTTCCTGTCTGCCTTCTTAGCCTTCTTTTCATCAAATATAGCTTTTGCTTCCTCAAAACTAATGCTTTTCTTTGTTGCATATTTCTGAATTGCCGCTTCATCGGCTAAACCTTTTAGTCTCTCAACCTCAGCTTCAATCGCCTCAAGTCTTAACTTCCTCGCCTCCACGATACCGGCTTCATCAGCAAGAGCTTTTATCATATCAGGAAGTCTGCCATTAACCTTCTCTAATATTTCGGCAAGGGATTCTTTAGCTTTGCTCAAAGATGTTTCTTCTTTCAACAGCAAGTTAAGTGCACTCACGGCCGCCTCTTTCTGACCCTTTGTACCTTTCTTCCCACCTTTATTCAACTTAAGGGGATCAAGCTTCTCGTACTCATCCCAATCTCCAGAGGCAATATGCTGTAAAGCCAGCAGCGGTCCATCTCTTAAAAGCTTGAGTTGGGCCCCATGGTGAGCAATCAGTTCAGCACGCTCATTGTACGCAGATTCGTCTCCAATTCCTGTATTGGCCCGAGATAGTACTGTCTTCCAAAGGTATATTCTACCTTCTTTTTTCTTGGTGGGACTCGAATGACTTTTTAAGCGACCATCTATTTCATCATTAGACAGCCCTTGGCCTATCAAGACATCAACTTTATCTGTTATGCCGCCCGCGTTTGACTCTATGGCAATTGAAATGCACACCGATGAGAGAAGTACATACTTCCATATTTTTTGTTTCATTTTTTTGCTCCCAAACAAGTTCTATTTATTTATTATTTTAAAGAACCCAGCTTAACCCGACTGTAATATTAACCGTGCGTGGAGAGGGCTTTCCCTTATACACTTCTGATCCAGCCTTCATATCTTTCGTGTTAAAGGATTGATAGTGGGTATACACAGCTGAAACATTCAGCGAAAGATCATCTTCCACCATTGTTCTTACACCCAAACCAACTGGCAATCCTACGGCCCATTTACTATAATTTCCAGAATCGGAATCAGAAGGATCCTGGTACTTATATTTAAAGTACGAATAGGCCACACCTATAATTCCATAGACTGCTGTATCTTCATCCACGAGGGCCCCAAGTTGAGCATATAATGCAGTGGAAAAAGGCTGAATCAATTTATTATTTATATTATCGTTTCCAGCTCTTTTTGTTGCTTCAGAAGAAGAAGTTTGAAGCTCCAACTGTCCACCCCAATAGAAATCTCCTGCATCGTTCCCCTCTGCTTCCGAGTAACCTCCATGGAGTTCTCCCATGATGCCACTGGTGCTCATTTTAACTTTTATATCTTCTCCAACACCTAATTCTTCTGCAAAAGCTGTTCCATCAGAAGAAAGATGATGGTATCCCACACCAAATCCAAGATTCCATCCATTCAAACCACTCTCTGCTGAATCTTCTGATTTTGAAAAAGCAAGAGTCGGTGAAAGTAATAAAGCAACTGCTGTCATTGCAAGGACATTATTTTTCATTTTTATTGGCCCCATTTCTTTTTTTATTCTTCTTTAAAGGCACGTGTACACACAGCACACACACCCTCCACGATTATTTTTTATGTAATTGCTGACTCTTTGTAGAAGCATTCGCTCCCGGTAAATTCCCAGTCTACCTGGTCTGCACTTACATTCTCCCAGAATGCTAGAGTTTTCATTTTTGTATAAAAATTACGTATCATCTCCAGCACATACTAGATTGTAGTCTAACCTGCTGCGGCTAGTCAAGTTGATGTCAAAAAATAAATATAACCTCCTTAATTATAAGGAAAATTTTTCTGTATCCTTTTTCCTAAAATAAAATAATGTTGTACTTACCATCCTTCATTCAACGCCCTTTCTGGGAAAATATTGTTGGGGTGATAGACATTCGAAACGAACACATTTATGGTGAGGGGCAGAAATTATAGATGAAGCCAAATTTATCGGATAGGTACGGGCACAAAACATGTTTGAAACGATTCCTTTTATCGACATTTTTATTATAGCCATCGTCATTTTATCAGGCATTTTAGGGTTTTATCGCGGCGTCACTCAAGAAGCCCTTGGAATAGCCGGCTGGGTTGGTGCCGTTTTTGTTACCCTTTACAGTTTTACCTATGTGGATTTTCACGCCCAACAATATATGAACCCTCCCCTATTGGCCTCTAGTGTGGCCGTCATTGGCATCTTTTTGACCTCTCTCTTGGTCTTTTCTTTCACGTCGAAAACCTTAGGGAAGTCCGTTAAGAGCAGCAATCTTGGGAGCCTGGACCGCTCCCTTGGGCTTTTGTTTGGCTTTACCCGGGGGCTCTTTATTATGTCCCTCCTCTATTTATTGCTCGCCTCCTTCTTTACGCCAACCCAGTGGCCCTGGCTCACCCAAACTACAAGAATGCTCCCGGTGGTTCAGAGCACAGCGCGCTTTGTCATGATGCTCGCCCCCAGCTATATGGTCCCCGATGCTTTGCAAACATCCCTAGAGCCAGAGAAAGGCCCAACAGCAAGCCAAGAAGCAGAAACGCTCTCGAAAATTTCTCCTATAGCCCTACGGGTTTTTGGCAAATCCAAAGACCAGGCCAATGAAAATCCAAAGACTGTTAAAACTGCCAGCGCAAATAACCAAGCTGAAAAGCCTTCCTCACAAAAAACCACTGATGGGAAGAAATCAGACGTTCCCTATGATCGAGACACCAGCAATCAAATGAAGGACTTGCTGAAAACCCTAACGCCATAGAGAATTTGTGACCCCACCGGATGATGGTTTTCCAAATGAACGAGACCATTGTTCGAAACCACTGGGTAAGCATGATGAGCAAATTCCATAAGCGCACCCAATGAACGAAAACAATGAGTAAAACCCTGGCAGCAAAAACCCATGAGCAAGAGCAAGAGAGCGAAACAAATGATCAAGCATAGTGAGCAACTTCAATGAACAAATCCCATAAACGCCTCTTAAATAAAGTAGCCCTGGTGACAGGAGCCTCCCGAGGTTTGGGACGGGCCATTGCCCTGAAATATGCCCAAGAAGGCGCCCATGTCATTCTTGTTGCGCGAGACCTAAAAGCTCTCGA
Encoded here:
- a CDS encoding CvpA family protein — translated: MFETIPFIDIFIIAIVILSGILGFYRGVTQEALGIAGWVGAVFVTLYSFTYVDFHAQQYMNPPLLASSVAVIGIFLTSLLVFSFTSKTLGKSVKSSNLGSLDRSLGLLFGFTRGLFIMSLLYLLLASFFTPTQWPWLTQTTRMLPVVQSTARFVMMLAPSYMVPDALQTSLEPEKGPTASQEAETLSKISPIALRVFGKSKDQANENPKTVKTASANNQAEKPSSQKTTDGKKSDVPYDRDTSNQMKDLLKTLTP
- a CDS encoding porin family protein; the protein is MKNNVLAMTAVALLLSPTLAFSKSEDSAESGLNGWNLGFGVGYHHLSSDGTAFAEELGVGEDIKVKMSTSGIMGELHGGYSEAEGNDAGDFYWGGQLELQTSSSEATKRAGNDNINNKLIQPFSTALYAQLGALVDEDTAVYGIIGVAYSYFKYKYQDPSDSDSGNYSKWAVGLPVGLGVRTMVEDDLSLNVSAVYTHYQSFNTKDMKAGSEVYKGKPSPRTVNITVGLSWVL